The proteins below come from a single Streptomyces sp. NBC_01276 genomic window:
- a CDS encoding DUF6192 family protein translates to MPEDHIEVGSVSQQRYKQIVAELREVVEQQSRASFVIGDRSLEIEPVRERGGRTAGERIPVVRESLTRLAEDIGLSFGTVAAARWAASRWPKEHRRADVSFRVHRILAGIENEDERFLAISNPPKGKTRWSVDDASRRVGQQVETPVSPEEKVSAIHALARDEQVAAAVTTEFLRRPNVAAQVSSEDKVRAVEELTRDEGVAAAVTTSLLRRPSVAAQVSREDKVRVVEELTRDESVATEVTTGLLRRPDVAFKAMSDDRARHEVNHAQVERGRQAREHFERTSPIAPAVRHIERTMEFMDLVTACHSFVAAAGRAVPGLRDRHLGEDEKTIVHENVARVRATLDWIETAVDTGKVDVDGELARLLSGQ, encoded by the coding sequence ATGCCCGAAGATCACATCGAGGTCGGAAGCGTCAGCCAACAGCGATACAAACAGATCGTCGCTGAGCTGCGCGAAGTGGTTGAACAGCAGTCCCGAGCGTCGTTCGTCATCGGGGACCGCTCCTTGGAGATCGAGCCGGTGCGTGAACGCGGTGGACGGACCGCGGGCGAGAGGATTCCGGTCGTCCGTGAGTCGCTGACCAGGCTGGCGGAGGACATCGGATTGTCCTTCGGGACAGTGGCTGCCGCCAGGTGGGCCGCTTCACGGTGGCCGAAGGAGCACCGTCGGGCCGACGTCTCGTTCAGGGTCCACCGCATCCTGGCCGGGATCGAAAACGAGGACGAGCGGTTCTTGGCGATCTCCAATCCACCCAAGGGCAAGACACGCTGGTCGGTCGACGACGCCAGCCGCCGGGTCGGCCAGCAGGTGGAAACCCCCGTCTCGCCTGAGGAGAAGGTCAGCGCGATCCACGCTCTGGCCCGGGACGAGCAGGTGGCTGCGGCGGTGACCACCGAGTTCCTGCGCCGCCCGAACGTGGCCGCGCAGGTCAGCTCGGAGGACAAGGTCCGGGCGGTAGAGGAACTGACCCGCGACGAAGGCGTCGCTGCGGCGGTAACCACCAGCCTCCTGAGGCGGCCGTCGGTCGCGGCCCAGGTCAGCAGGGAGGACAAGGTCCGGGTCGTGGAAGAGTTGACCCGGGACGAGTCGGTGGCCACCGAGGTCACCACAGGTCTCCTGCGCCGGCCGGACGTCGCGTTCAAGGCCATGTCCGATGACCGGGCCCGCCACGAGGTCAATCACGCTCAGGTCGAGCGTGGCCGCCAGGCTCGCGAGCACTTCGAACGCACCAGTCCCATCGCGCCGGCGGTCCGCCATATCGAGCGGACCATGGAGTTCATGGACCTGGTCACGGCCTGCCACTCCTTCGTCGCCGCGGCTGGCAGGGCGGTTCCGGGGCTGCGGGACCGCCACCTCGGCGAGGACGAGAAGACGATCGTCCACGAGAACGTAGCCCGCGTCCGCGCGACGCTGGACTGGATCGAGACCGCAGTCGACACCGGCAAGGTCGACGTCGACGGCGAGCTCGCCCGTCTTCTGAGCGGCCAGTAA
- a CDS encoding transposase family protein produces MGLRELSDVLFPGIELRIERVHVAGRTLFVDAVGSGPPGRCPDCGNGARRVHSRYWRRLADQPVGGREVLVRLRVRRFLCEMPMCRRRTFVEQVEGFTRSHGQAADVRPSLVPRAESPNPHPAVVITEARSQP; encoded by the coding sequence ATGGGGTTGCGTGAACTGTCGGACGTCCTGTTTCCGGGAATCGAGCTGAGGATCGAGCGGGTGCATGTCGCCGGCCGCACCCTATTTGTGGACGCGGTTGGTAGTGGACCGCCTGGCCGTTGTCCGGACTGTGGCAACGGTGCACGGCGGGTTCACAGCCGGTACTGGCGGCGGCTGGCCGATCAGCCTGTCGGCGGCCGAGAGGTGCTCGTCCGACTACGGGTGCGGCGGTTCCTCTGCGAAATGCCCATGTGTCGCCGGCGGACTTTCGTTGAGCAGGTTGAGGGTTTCACCAGGTCACACGGTCAAGCGGCAGATGTACGGCCGAGCCTCGTTCCGCGTGCTGAGAGCCCGAATCCTCATCCAGCGGTAGTCATCACGGAAGCGCGGTCACAGCCTTGA
- a CDS encoding RacP protein, translated as MPRASRRRGQAAERHADTLRFILFEARPAGLLFHQIVAASELSPSQVRAGLATLRDIIAANGWPPLIWTRADGYQLGAERAALEAYERTVINEKLTAFRRFITGTVAPHAAAHPGDKWVRHIVAQLNSIESTLDLIATA; from the coding sequence ATGCCCCGCGCCTCCCGGCGCCGGGGCCAGGCCGCAGAGCGGCACGCCGACACACTCCGCTTCATCCTCTTTGAGGCCCGTCCTGCCGGCCTGCTTTTCCACCAGATCGTCGCGGCCAGCGAACTCTCCCCCAGCCAAGTACGGGCCGGCCTGGCCACGTTGCGCGACATCATCGCGGCCAACGGCTGGCCGCCACTGATCTGGACCAGGGCCGACGGCTACCAGCTCGGAGCCGAGCGAGCAGCCCTGGAAGCCTACGAACGGACGGTGATCAACGAGAAACTCACCGCGTTCCGCCGGTTCATCACCGGCACCGTCGCACCCCACGCCGCCGCCCACCCGGGTGACAAGTGGGTACGGCACATCGTCGCCCAGCTCAACTCCATCGAATCCACCCTCGACCTCATCGCAACCGCCTGA
- a CDS encoding SCP2 sterol-binding domain-containing protein — translation MEKYTLTIKDQGRTCDVKQGERPDGEVTLIMGSETLNAITTGKVRPEEAFFGGKLRLTGDPQLGLKVCRSFGPA, via the coding sequence ATGGAGAAGTACACGCTGACCATCAAGGACCAGGGCCGTACCTGCGACGTGAAGCAAGGCGAGCGCCCTGACGGCGAGGTCACGCTCATCATGGGTTCGGAGACCCTGAACGCGATCACCACAGGGAAAGTGCGACCCGAGGAGGCGTTCTTTGGCGGCAAGCTGCGCTTGACGGGCGACCCGCAGCTTGGGCTGAAGGTCTGTCGGTCGTTCGGTCCGGCTTGA